One Leucobacter muris DNA segment encodes these proteins:
- a CDS encoding TetR/AcrR family transcriptional regulator produces MVSSEGPSRVRKQPEERRAEIIAEAARIALEDGLERITLRAVADALGVRPGLISHYFPAAEDLVIAAFLVAVTGERERLQSGEGDPFERMAVFVRRVQFESVDLSRLWLNARHLARFTPALADAIEEQEALDRDRLMSLIEEGRDAGAFRVEDPLEACVRIFMAVDGLGAYANNVGDFEPESYVHFVADVCEWALGIEPGRLRERVLGS; encoded by the coding sequence ATGGTGTCAAGCGAGGGTCCGTCGCGGGTGCGCAAGCAGCCCGAGGAGCGGCGCGCCGAGATCATCGCCGAGGCGGCGCGGATCGCCCTCGAGGACGGGCTGGAGCGCATCACGCTGCGCGCGGTCGCCGACGCCCTCGGGGTGCGACCCGGCCTGATCAGCCACTACTTCCCCGCCGCCGAGGATCTCGTGATCGCCGCGTTCCTCGTCGCGGTGACGGGGGAGCGCGAGCGCCTCCAGTCGGGGGAGGGCGACCCGTTCGAGCGCATGGCCGTCTTCGTGCGCCGCGTGCAGTTCGAATCGGTCGACCTCTCGCGGCTCTGGCTCAACGCCCGGCACCTCGCCCGGTTCACGCCCGCCCTCGCCGACGCCATCGAGGAGCAGGAGGCCCTCGACCGCGACCGGCTGATGTCGCTCATCGAGGAGGGGCGGGATGCCGGTGCGTTCAGGGTCGAGGATCCGCTCGAGGCCTGCGTGCGCATCTTCATGGCCGTCGACGGCCTCGGCGCCTACGCGAACAACGTTGGCGACTTCGAGCCCGAGTCGTACGTGCACTTCGTCGCCGATGTCTGCGAGTGGGCGCTCGGGATCGAACCGGGGCGGCTGCGGGAGCGCGTGCTGGGCTCCTGA
- a CDS encoding SulP family inorganic anion transporter: MSAPIGHLRSAALSLLPSPDDYREARRSWRTDLLAGITVGIVALPLALAFGVSSGAGAESGLVTAIIAGIVAAVFGGSNVQVSGPTGAMVVVLAPIIAAHGAGALALVCLMAGLIVLAAGALRLGRTVSYIPWPVIEGFTLGIAVIIFLQQVPTATGAGAPESTNAAVAAAQSLMAASWPEVGSSLLLVAIVVGVMLVSMRVHPRFPGSLLAIAIAAMVAALFGLPVETIGALPAGLPAPSLPAFDPATVSALVGPAFAVAALAAIESLLSARVAATMADTGPYDADRELVGQGLASIAAGLFGGMPATGAIARTAVGVRAGARTRVAAITHGLLLLVVVLVGSAVVSRIPLAALAGVLMVTACRMIAPRTVRTILRASRADAVVFCLTAVVTVSVDLIYAVLIGLLVAGFFALRQLARTSGVHREELPGAAQPGDERIAVLRLEGALFFGAAERTLERVSRLQEVEVVVLRMSQLQLLDATGAQVISELIASLERRGITVLIKGIRPDQHGIAERVGVISSLRHQNHLFEDLESAAAHARSHVSRARRDRAR, from the coding sequence ATGAGCGCGCCGATCGGGCACCTCCGCTCGGCCGCGCTCTCCCTGCTGCCGTCGCCGGACGACTACCGCGAAGCCCGCCGGTCCTGGCGCACCGACCTGCTCGCGGGCATCACCGTCGGCATCGTCGCGCTGCCGCTCGCCCTCGCGTTCGGCGTGAGCTCCGGCGCGGGCGCCGAGAGCGGGCTGGTCACCGCGATCATCGCTGGGATCGTCGCCGCGGTGTTCGGCGGCTCGAACGTGCAGGTCTCCGGGCCCACGGGGGCCATGGTCGTCGTGCTGGCGCCGATCATCGCCGCCCACGGCGCCGGGGCGCTCGCCCTCGTCTGCCTCATGGCCGGGCTCATCGTGCTCGCCGCGGGCGCACTGCGCCTCGGGCGCACGGTCTCGTACATCCCCTGGCCGGTCATCGAGGGGTTCACCCTCGGCATCGCGGTCATCATCTTCCTGCAGCAGGTGCCGACCGCCACGGGCGCCGGCGCCCCCGAGAGCACGAACGCCGCGGTCGCCGCCGCGCAGAGCCTGATGGCCGCGAGCTGGCCCGAGGTCGGCTCGTCGCTGCTGCTCGTCGCGATCGTCGTCGGTGTGATGCTCGTGTCGATGCGAGTCCACCCCCGCTTCCCGGGATCCCTGCTCGCGATCGCGATCGCCGCGATGGTCGCGGCGCTGTTCGGGCTGCCGGTCGAGACGATCGGCGCGCTGCCCGCGGGCCTGCCGGCACCGAGCCTGCCGGCGTTCGATCCCGCGACGGTCTCCGCGCTCGTCGGGCCCGCGTTCGCCGTGGCCGCGCTGGCCGCGATCGAGTCGCTGCTCTCCGCCCGCGTCGCGGCGACGATGGCCGACACCGGCCCGTACGACGCCGACCGCGAACTCGTCGGCCAGGGGCTCGCGTCGATCGCGGCCGGCCTCTTCGGCGGCATGCCCGCGACCGGCGCCATCGCCCGCACCGCCGTCGGGGTACGGGCAGGCGCGCGCACGCGCGTCGCCGCGATCACGCACGGTCTGCTGCTGCTCGTCGTCGTGCTCGTGGGGTCGGCCGTCGTATCCCGCATCCCGCTGGCGGCGCTGGCGGGTGTGCTCATGGTCACGGCGTGCCGCATGATCGCTCCGCGAACCGTGCGCACGATCCTGCGGGCGTCGCGGGCTGACGCGGTGGTGTTCTGCCTGACCGCGGTGGTGACGGTCAGCGTCGACCTCATCTACGCGGTACTCATCGGCCTGCTCGTCGCCGGGTTCTTCGCGCTGCGGCAGCTGGCCCGCACGAGCGGCGTGCACCGGGAGGAGCTGCCGGGTGCGGCGCAGCCGGGTGACGAGCGGATCGCGGTGCTGCGGCTGGAGGGGGCGCTCTTCTTCGGGGCCGCCGAGCGCACCCTGGAGCGGGTCTCGCGCCTGCAGGAGGTGGAGGTCGTCGTGCTGCGCATGTCGCAGCTGCAGCTGCTCGACGCCACCGGCGCCCAGGTCATCTCGGAGCTGATCGCCTCGCTCGAGCGCCGCGGGATCACGGTGCTGATCAAGGGCATCCGCCCCGATCAGCACGGCATCGCCGAACGGGTCGGGGTGATCTCGTCGCTGCGTCACCAGAATCACCTCTTCGAGGATCTGGAGTCGGCCGCCGCCCACGCGCGCAGCCACGTCAGCCGGGCCCGGCGCGACCGAGCCCGGTAG
- a CDS encoding ArsR/SmtB family transcription factor has protein sequence MLSDPNRPLYEVKAGLFKGLAHPIRIRILEVLSAAPEVSVSELLAATELEASHVSQHLAVLRRNRLVVSERRGSLVYYRLAYPQVADLLRVARTLLGEILETTQRQLVEQNGLPAIPEADPAPVGATR, from the coding sequence ATGCTGAGCGACCCGAACCGACCGCTCTACGAGGTGAAGGCCGGCCTGTTCAAGGGCCTCGCGCACCCGATCCGCATCCGCATCCTCGAGGTGCTGTCTGCAGCCCCCGAGGTCTCGGTGTCCGAACTGCTCGCCGCGACCGAGCTGGAGGCCTCGCACGTCTCGCAGCATCTGGCGGTGCTGCGCAGAAACCGTCTCGTCGTATCCGAGCGCCGCGGCAGCCTCGTCTACTACCGCCTCGCCTACCCTCAGGTCGCCGATCTACTGCGGGTGGCGCGCACGCTACTCGGCGAGATCCTCGAGACCACCCAGCGCCAGCTCGTCGAGCAGAACGGGCTCCCGGCAATACCGGAGGCGGATCCGGCCCCCGTCGGCGCCACGCGATGA
- a CDS encoding EamA family transporter, which produces MRGVAAAGAAAVLFAAIFYLSGAVDVGADVMFGTRILITCACYALALAHPAARRLLRDYWTALRSLRWGMLLLPVLCALVGAQLWLFSWAPLHGHALDASLGFLLLPLGIVLGSKLLLRAEVTRIQWAAVGAAAVAVGLKLALTPEVSWVTAAICLGYPAYFVLRRRYGLDNPAAFGVEVAVIAPVAILLMRFGGPFPDGATERFALIGVGIAGATAMFAYLAAAQRLPLPVFGVLGYLEPVLLVVVALLLGERLHGSDLLTYGLLAVALGLLAVEGFRNARSPVGVRDDPAVRPGTRPRPLRRRR; this is translated from the coding sequence GTGCGCGGCGTCGCCGCTGCGGGCGCGGCGGCCGTCTTATTCGCGGCGATCTTCTACCTTTCGGGCGCTGTCGACGTGGGTGCCGACGTGATGTTCGGCACCAGGATCCTGATTACCTGCGCCTGCTATGCGCTCGCGCTCGCGCACCCGGCCGCGCGACGTCTCCTCCGCGACTACTGGACAGCGCTGCGGAGCCTGCGCTGGGGGATGCTGCTGCTGCCGGTGCTGTGCGCGCTGGTCGGAGCCCAGCTGTGGCTGTTCTCCTGGGCACCGCTGCACGGCCATGCCCTCGACGCGTCGCTCGGGTTTCTGCTGCTGCCACTCGGCATCGTGCTCGGCAGCAAGCTCCTCCTGCGGGCCGAGGTCACGCGGATCCAGTGGGCCGCGGTCGGCGCGGCTGCCGTAGCGGTCGGGCTGAAACTCGCATTGACACCGGAGGTGTCATGGGTGACGGCCGCGATCTGTCTCGGCTACCCGGCCTATTTCGTGTTGCGCCGCAGATACGGTCTCGACAATCCGGCCGCGTTCGGCGTCGAGGTCGCCGTCATCGCTCCGGTCGCGATCCTGCTGATGCGGTTCGGCGGGCCGTTTCCGGACGGTGCCACCGAGCGGTTCGCGCTGATCGGGGTCGGGATCGCCGGGGCGACGGCCATGTTCGCGTACCTCGCTGCCGCGCAGCGCCTACCGCTCCCGGTATTCGGAGTGCTCGGGTATCTGGAGCCGGTGCTTCTCGTGGTGGTTGCGCTGCTGCTCGGCGAGCGGCTGCACGGAAGCGACCTGCTCACCTACGGTCTGCTCGCGGTCGCACTCGGCCTGCTCGCGGTCGAAGGGTTCCGGAATGCCAGATCCCCGGTCGGCGTGCGGGACGATCCCGCTGTGCGACCAGGTACTCGTCCGCGCCCCCTCCGCCGCCGACGCTGA
- the nhaA gene encoding Na+/H+ antiporter NhaA has protein sequence MTESSERATRSFPRYGSFAEAGRIAGLLRRETVGGILLVAAAAAAIIWANTPAADAYFAIRDFEIGYEPWHLRLSLGAWAADGLLAIFFFLVGLELKREFVAGDLRRFGTAVVPIAAAAGGVAVPAILYALFVRGEAGLSQGWAIPTATDIAFAVAVLAIIGSNLPSALRIFLLTLAVVDDLIAISIIAIFYTDHIELIPLGVALAVILVYGFIAQRYRGFFGMRPFAAWAILLPIGVVAWGFMHASGIHATIAGVLLGFTIPVRHKPDAGDALQEKHGLAEEFEHRFRPLSAGIAVPIFAFFAAGVSVGGWEGVQRAFAHPVTLAIIVALVLGKPLGIVLTTWTLSKVARIRLDPELRWIDIVGVGLLAGIGFTVSLLVAELSFEAGSPEHDYAKVAILVASVGAALLAAVLLGVRNRGYGKILERERIDLDGDGIPDVYQQERRDEWFKSAPGQGGR, from the coding sequence ATGACAGAGTCCAGTGAGCGCGCCACGCGCTCGTTCCCCCGCTACGGCTCCTTCGCGGAAGCCGGCCGCATCGCCGGCCTCCTGCGCCGGGAGACCGTCGGCGGCATCCTGCTCGTGGCGGCCGCGGCCGCGGCGATCATCTGGGCGAACACGCCCGCCGCCGACGCCTACTTCGCGATCCGCGACTTCGAGATCGGCTACGAGCCCTGGCATCTGAGGCTCAGCCTTGGCGCCTGGGCCGCCGACGGACTGCTCGCGATCTTCTTCTTCCTCGTCGGGCTCGAACTCAAACGCGAGTTCGTCGCGGGCGACCTGCGCCGGTTCGGCACAGCCGTGGTTCCGATCGCGGCCGCGGCCGGAGGAGTGGCGGTGCCCGCCATCCTCTACGCTCTCTTCGTACGCGGCGAGGCCGGCCTGAGCCAGGGATGGGCGATCCCTACGGCGACCGACATCGCATTCGCGGTGGCGGTGCTCGCGATCATCGGCTCGAATCTCCCGAGTGCGCTGCGCATCTTCCTGCTGACGCTCGCCGTGGTCGACGACCTCATCGCCATCAGCATCATCGCGATCTTCTACACCGATCACATCGAGCTCATCCCGCTCGGAGTCGCCCTCGCGGTGATCCTGGTCTACGGGTTCATCGCCCAGCGGTACCGAGGCTTCTTCGGCATGCGTCCATTCGCCGCCTGGGCGATCCTCCTCCCCATCGGGGTCGTCGCCTGGGGTTTCATGCACGCCTCGGGCATCCACGCCACCATCGCGGGCGTACTGCTCGGGTTCACGATTCCGGTTCGCCACAAGCCGGACGCGGGCGACGCGCTCCAAGAGAAGCACGGTCTCGCCGAGGAGTTCGAGCACCGCTTCCGGCCGCTCTCCGCAGGGATCGCCGTGCCGATCTTCGCGTTCTTCGCCGCGGGAGTGTCGGTCGGCGGATGGGAAGGCGTGCAGCGCGCGTTCGCACACCCCGTGACTCTGGCGATCATCGTCGCCCTCGTGCTCGGCAAACCGCTCGGGATCGTGCTCACGACCTGGACGCTCTCGAAGGTCGCGCGCATCAGGCTCGATCCGGAGCTGCGGTGGATCGACATCGTGGGGGTCGGCCTGCTCGCGGGCATCGGGTTCACGGTGTCGCTGCTCGTCGCAGAGCTCAGCTTCGAGGCCGGGTCGCCCGAGCATGACTACGCCAAGGTCGCGATCCTCGTCGCGTCCGTGGGCGCAGCGCTGCTCGCCGCCGTGCTGCTCGGCGTCCGCAACCGCGGATACGGCAAGAT